The DNA sequence TTTAATCACATTTGTGTTACAAACGCAATAAATCGCGATAATATCACCAGcttacacaattattttttgagaAACAATAGGCGTACATGGCAGAAACATGCACCAAGTTTGTCAAATACCTAATTAACATACATGTTTCGATAAATACGTAGTTATTGATTGATAATGTTGGAAAGAAGAAACCGATAATAATCGCGACGtattagaaaatgtaaaagcTAAAGGTTTGGAATACCTGCCTATTCTTAAGCACCATGTTATCGATTATTCGCTTAATTGCTCACAAACTTCTTTTCAGAAAACTAAAATTTACACTTTTAACTTAAGagtcctttctttttcaaattttgttcCAACGAAAAGTGTTCTTCtcagtttttttaaaaatcatcAAGCAGCGCGTTCAACCTTGAAATCAGTGAAGTCACTTAGCAACGCTGACACGTGGTCAGAACGTGTTTCTATTCAATGTTACGACTAAtgagcgattaaaaaataaaaaaaagtttgaaaaacATGTTCCGATACATGATGATGTAGGTCTACGGATATGCTAGGAATTGATAATTCCTAGAAATTGTGCGATATGATCTGCTCGCATCGCAATATCAcagatttatcatttttaatttgtttctgATATGGTTCCCTTACCGGCAGGTCCATGGTGCATGCGACGAAGGAACGTACCGTGGAGTGAAATTCGCGGGAAACTTAGCAAGCGAAGCACACGTGGCTGTAACGTACAGTGCCTGAAGAGATGACACGTGTGGACCTCTCGCGATGATAATCGGCGCGTGACTAAAAAGCGCACCCGAGCGGAGTTGGCCGATCGCCGAGTTTAACTCGAAGCAGACTACAAATCTCAAGCTGATATGACCGTGTTCGTCAATATGTATGCGTCGTAGTCGCGCGCACGCGACGACCaccaccgccgtcgccgtcgtcagCATGTACAATTGCGATAAAGTGGCAAGTCATCCCGTTTATGTGCGCAATCAAACGTTCGGTGTTGCACGGTTTCTATTCGAAAAATTCATGCGCAAGACTTCCCCTCGCACAACGTAGGCCTCGCGAAATTTGCTTCCTTTTTAAGGAATCCGATTGCTCAACATTTCGGTTGGCGACCTTCTACGTATATGAGTACGTGCCTGATTGCACATgacttgaattaattttaaaatcaatcAATCATGATTTTTCGAATTAATGAAACTACACGTTGCAGAACTATTATGCGAATGcatatactttaattattctcACGACTGCAACGGATTAGTCTTCGGTGTGAGCTTAATGCTAAATCCTGTTTGAATAATAGGCTCTCGTGATGGATGACGCAAGGCCGAGAATCGTAGACGTACGTATGCTATCGTCAACAATACAACCGGCATTGCGATTCGAGTTTCGTCATACAAACGCTACAGTCGTAACTCGTCACTGCAAATGTTTATCACACTTAATGCAATAGATTTTGCTTGACCACGATTACGTGTTTGTCATTTTCTCCTGATTTTTTTCGACACGtttcaatgaaaaaaaaacttattcattattgcattatttttaccgtcttgcaaaattgtaattttttccaaatttacaTAAGCTTCTAAACTGCCTCGACTTCGTAATTTTACATCATTGCgttaaatgataaaacaaagtgtaattgtaaaaagtatcatatttctaaattcaaatgtacagatatattttaaataaaaagtatagattatgaaattaaatattttaatagtataCCGTGAATTGGCATATTAGTCCACTTACACAAATAATCACATATGCATGCATATATTAACCGCTCGTTAAGAAACGTGATAAATTAGacattatatgaaatattaagttttaatcaaaattttattcatagaAAAACCTCTTTTATTATACTGTGAAAGAAGAGGGTCAAAGattataatttgcatttaaataagtcaattaatataaaaatttcgtaatggaatacttaattaatacacTATTGCAGTCTATGTATTACTTGCAAAGATTTATACAGAGACAAGCAAATCATTGTCAAGTAGAATTAATTGCGCTTAATCCAAGAATCGCCCGGAATCGCGACGCTCTCGAAAAACGGCAATGCAGATGGAAGTCGACCGTTGAAACGGAGAAAGTGAAAGTCAATAAGAAGAGGCAAGTGAAAAGAGACATGCATTCTCTTTGCACTAATGTAACTACGTAAttaggaaatttttttaaccgacTTAACGGCGCTgatgaaaagaatttttcaaatggTAACCGCCAACTATACACAAAGTTGCAATTTTACTCCGCAAGTTCTACCCTGCTCTACCCATTTAAAAgtctcactctttttctcATAATCATAGAAAAAGAATAGGCTGTTGTTTCTGAAAGTCTCGCGGCTGAGTATCATTTCGTCGTAAATGTGATGatttattaactaatttgTCAGCAggaaataatgaataaaaatacacaGGTCATAAGCCATTTAGTTTGACGAGTGACAGTTTAGGAAGGTAGAGCGTGCGCGAATGTTTGTGCCAAGGTCAGGATTGTCAAATAATAACGTCCGGCGATATACTGTCTACGTACGTCACGCATCTAATTGCAATAGTAGTAGAAGATACGATTGCCTTATCGCGTCATACACATGTATGCGCGTATCATGGTGTAATACTGTGAATTATTTCCATGAATTTTTGGAATTATCATTGACTAATCGAACACAAGGCGTTACAACATGCTTCGACATATGACGATTTATGTTAAACGAACGCGAATATCAAGCTTTCAGCTGTTTTGTCGTATCTGCGTGAGTTTGTTCATGTGTATCGGTGCGTTTTCGGCTGCCATGtgtctattaaaattttcgaaataattcacGAATATCCAGGACGACtattaaataatcgatttGTTTCACTGCTCGTGCTAATGGCATTAATAGagtggaataattttaatcacaCGTCCATGCTCGCCATGATGTCTCTTCATGCGTTGTTTGCTTTCTTTTTGCTTTCACGTCAGAGACCCGTAGGCaagtataatttacattaactaaatttattctttttacaaCTAAATAGTCCATTAAACAAGCGTAATATTAAACgactatttaatattaatttgttttttttttttttacagttacaattgaaaaagaaaataaaacacgaGTGGACAAGAAATCAGAGTGCTGAATAAACTAGAAATCTGTTgactataatttttaatggcaAGACAAAGCTACCTGACCATGGCAAACAGACTTATTCAGATGAATGAAcccaaagaaaaaataaccCTTGAAGTAAGAACTTGTCAATAGGTAGTTACATATGTAAATtgtatttacatatataatatttgttaattagtGATAAACTGATCTCAGTACATagcttttaatttacattatgaTTTACAAACGAAATTACAGTACAGCAATAAATGTATCGCTTAAAAACCGATCATTTCCGAATGACTTGtttaaacgtataattaaacCACGTGCTTAGTAACCAGAGTGTAGAACAAAGTACAGTAAAccattaatataattcgtgATATACAAAAGTCCTTGACTATCCGTATCATTCAAACCACGCGCGATTAAAACTCAgcaataataagataaaacataaaatagcACAAGCGAAACTATTGATCATCTCtgttatttcaatatattcacaatgtataatgtattttaCTTGAAAACAGGATTCAAGCGACAATAAAATTAAGGACGAAATTGAAAAGCACATAGAAATCGAGATGACATCAACGAATCCAAAGCAAGGAGACAAAAAACAACTAAAAGCTTGTGACGAGGATTCCTACGTCGTAAAgctatttaaaagtataatgaGTTTCCAAGAATATCAGAACAGTGTGGGAAAGAAAAACTAAACCATAAAACCTTTCTTTATGAAGAATATATTCGAAAGCGATACGATTGTAATAAACCAAAAATGAAACTATGCACGCCATCCGACTGTTTTTCGAccaaaataaattgaaatggATAAATCCAGATGTAATAAACATCAGCTAGTGCCCTAACTAAATCCAGATCTGTAAGTGCACATTTTATCACCTTAAATAAGCTAAATCGTcatcgtgaaatatatttgcgataagtcacaattttttaatgaaacaattaatcaataaatcCGACATGCATGCTTAATATAATTCTGTacactttttcattttttttacgccgaaAATTGTGTCGCCACCAAAAATCTTCAGCGGTCAACCATGCTTTCATTCGTTTGTTAATTTCGCgatttaaatgcaattttggtgaaaaaatattttctttttcattcgaCGCAGAACAAGTTTTTCGTCGAGTACGTGACTACGATATTGATAGTGTTTCGTAACTCAATTGTATTGAATAATACATTCGGATCAAAGATCACACACGTGTTTTCATCTGATCGATTGCTTGGCGGCGAAAAAGATACTTAATACGACTTTCCATACGAGATCCGATATCTGAATGAGTCGAGCAAGTATTCATTCGAGAAACGAAATATAGAGTTTTAATTGTTCTCATCGatctacgattaaaaaaaaaaaaatgtatgtacagCACGTGCCGAAAGATCGGTCGAAAGATCACGATAAGAAGAGATAACTTATCTGACTTTTTTTAAGCGTACAAGATAATTCTGATTTCTGGGGATACTTCCGTACTTTGACATTGAATATTTCTTAACACATCATTGCCATCAGACGTGTTACATCAGataattgcttttaattaagacATATTTCATCAGGTTTTGAAAGACGAGTTCAAAATCTCGTTTATTAATCAATCAATCTTTCCGACGTGTGAGTTACTGTATTATCtgcgacgattttttttttttgtacctttACGTAAGTCCTTAAATAGGGAAACTCGCGGTAAACCTCACGTTCACGAAGCGACTCCTACAAACAACAACATTGCTAAGTTTTGAAGACAGTTCTATAATTCCAGAAAACACAGAATATTGCAACCAAACTACGGCAGTATTTAGTATTTGCTGGAATTTGAGCTACAAACGTTTCTTATTTCGCGAAGCGTTCAAAATATCGACAGGCGTTTTAAACATTGCTATTAGAAAagtgaatttataattacaaataccAGTCTTGATGACTTATAATCCCGATAGGAATCCAAGTATTTACATACGACTGTAAGAAAAAGTACATTCCGAGTAATCGCTTATCACGGGCAGTGAAAGCGACAAGACTTCTGGAAGCTGATGGCAAGACTTCGTCTGTATTGTCCACTTCTCAACATTAATTGCCGCGTTTCACTTGCCACACACGCAACACACGTACAGACACGCGTTTGCAAcaaacgtgcgcgcgcgcgcgcatacataaaggatataattaaaaaaaaaaaaaaaaaaaatacatatgcagatataaaatagatataaatatgcaCCGCAATCGCGACCTTATACAATCATgtagcaataaaattttatgcgtTATCTAGCGACGTAGGACGCGGAGCTTGCGGAATTAAGGTGCCGAGTCACTCTCTCGTCCCGCTTGCGTCATTCCCAGAATTAATCTATAAAGCTCTACGCCGGAGTTAGCGTGTAATCGGCGTATCACCTCCGAAGAGATACTCGTCCGAAAAATCGTTTATCTCGCGTGAGCGTCGGTCGGGAGAACGAACACTCATCTCGCAGAGTTttcgcttttctcttttcgcgtCGTTTCAACGTACGTTTGAGCGCGCTCGTGCTGGGAATCAACGTAACTCTAGGATAATTGATTCGCGCCGTTCGATAACACGGAATAAGCTACCTGGAAGTAGTCTGTCCAATCGACGAAGCTCGAAACATTCGCTGCCGACCGCAACGTTAGGCTAAAAGAACACGcgttgcggaaaaaaaagaagatcaGATTGTTCCGAACATACGCAATATATAACTCTTGCGCTATCGATAAAAAGTTATACACGTATTAAGTTCATATATCTCGTTTGCTGCTGACGAGCTTGTTGATCAAGTCACCTCGCCGCGAGAACTATCGGTAGTTTTGGAATGAGAGAACGACGCAGTTTGATTTCGATCGCACGCTAAATCAAATCGGACACGTACCGTTAGATTCTTCTACGCGTGTTAAATTCCACTAGCCTGCCGGTAATCCACCACGCGCTTTTTCGTGAAAATCGCAAGATTCGCAACCAATTCTTCGAGCTCCTCGCGTGATCTCAGGGTCCTCGGTCACGTGACCGATCGTCTCGGCGTCCCCTTTACCCCGCGCCGCCCCCGTCCAGCGGCTGCGCGATACACTTATCACCTGTCGGAATGCAATTCGAAATTTACCTGCGTGCGGCCAACCGGTCTCGGGGTAAACGTCCGGTGCTCGATCGCTCGGCCTCCAGGAGCGACGGCGACGCCACGAACGTTACGTAGTCCCGCTGCGACTGCACTAATTCGACGGAAATCAAAGTCTTGTAGAGGTGCATGGACGATGGAGACGCATCGCGCGAACGGCACGGCGATCGGCCATGATCGGAAGCGGTCGGCCGGGTCGGCGATATCGGTTTGCTGtccttatttttcttttgtttttgtcgtttctctttctcgtagCCCGGAGCAATCATTTACAAGACGGTTAGTAACGAGACGCGTAACGAACGTTGCGCCGCGCGTGGTGACGCTCGACAAGCTGTTGCGCCAAATTTAAATGGCCGCAGACCGTTCTTTACTAGCATTCATGCATTCAACTGATACGCCGTCACtagtttatatattttatatctaaacAATGGAAATCGTAAGTTTGCTAATGTAACCTGTAATTTGGCGACAAAGCTATCGTATACGATACCGCCGGCTTATAACCTTATTTAAGCATAAAATTGACAAGATTCGGCAAAGTACACTTAACATACTTTCTATCGTTCTTATTTACTTTGTTTCTAGTGATTtgaatgttatttaaaagCCACTTGTCACGTCGAGCATCTAGAACACTTGGGCATCTTTTGTCGTTTTATCTCGGACTCCTTCGGCAGCTTTTTCAACGCTGGAAGAAGAATACTATCAGCTAATCGTTTTTACTTAGCAGATACTattgtatgtttttttttttttttatgctggTAAGAATCTCGTTAGATTTCACTTACTTATCGAGCCGATGTTGATCGGCTCAAGTTTCAAGCTCTGCATCTCCCGTAGGACCATCGCATGAAAGGAAAGTGCTGCGAGCCGCGTGAACAATTCAGCCACACCATTACCCGTTCTCGACGAGACCGCCCAATACTCTGCCCGCATTCGCCTTGCTGCCTCGATCGCTCGTTTCTCGATTATCTCATACACCGGATGAGACTGGCatatcgtaaaaaagaaaacgctcAACGAGAGGAATATTACAAGTAAAAGTTAGAAGAACTGAGTGGCTCCAGTTTCTATTAAATAGCAAATCTAATTTGATTGTAGTAAAGACTGTTAGGAATTGcactagattttttttttttatttaattacatgttttataaaatcgaaaaaatatattatgtaatgTCACTTTGAGAGATAAtcctttaattttgtaaaaataatcaccGGAGCCACTGAATTCTTACATTCCGTTTTTCAAAGAATAATATTTACTAATAGATCCTTTTTAGTGCCGACCAGAAAGATATGATAAGGACCAACATTGCTGCGATCTGCTTCATTCAACCATTGTTGACAATGCATCAGGGACATCAGGTTTCCCAGATCAAAGACGACTACAATCACTAAAAAGACAAAAGTTATACAACATGCAGATTAGGTGGATTAAAAGACTttgagagaaaagagaaatttacCATTGGCGCCGCGATAATAAGATGCCGCTATGGACTTGAATCTTTCCTGCCCCGCGGTATCCCATCTGCAAGTATTCCATTGTCTCAAATTACTAACATCGTTCGACACAGCGGTAATAATTAAGCATTTACAAACGCATCTAAAAAACgctcattaattttgttacatttgcAGGTGGAAAGGCACGCCGAGGATGTCGAATCTCTCTACCTCGAAATCCACGCCGATGGTGGCCttgtaattgttattaaagGATCTGTGGCAGAATCTGcgtaaaagattaattaagcTTATTTTTACTATCTAAATCTTAGGATTACTTCCGAAAGGAACAATTAAAGTGTTTTATAGCTTAGCAAACAGATATGATGGCTATTTGTTAAAATGATTACCGATTTACTAAGGACGTCTTGCCGACGGCAACATCACCGATGACGATCGCTTTAGAGATGCGTAGAGTGAGGCTCTTGCTTTCACAAATCCGTCTAATCAAACTGCCAAAATCGCTCTCATCGTACGGTGTAGCCTCCGATGAAAAAGATGGTGGCCAGTCAGTAATCTGGGGAAGAATAATTAAAGGTATTATCATTCATTAAACAtgttttttaaagttataacATGACGGAAAAGACAAAAAGctaatataaaagttaaatactaaacgtaaaataaacaGAGAACAGAGGAGAAGAAAAGCATTGCCAATTCTGCTTCTccgtttttataatttattataaaatgaagATTTATGTGTTAGATAAAAAGTATCGAACACATGTTacatagtaaaaaataaaaagtgatgAATAAGTTTTGTAAATTACGACACTGAAAAACTTGGTagaaaaatttagatatatagtgaaattaattaaactttgtaCGCACAAACAAATGGCGatacaaataagaaaaaataatagtaattattatatatataaaattatatttgcacaCTTAgctaaagattaaaaaaaaaaaaaaaaagaacagagaAAAAGATGTAGACATACGTTCCACGTTCATTCAGGTGTTTATTCACACGAACAAATTTTTAGTTTACCTGCCTTTCGTCGTGGGCCTcttcttttatcattttgtaaACCGCGGAGCGCGTTTCTAACATGTTCTTATTgcgagtttaatttttttttattatatatgtatgtatatattttttcttttttttatgtgctaTTGCACAAGTGCGGTTACATGTCGACTGATCCGTTTATGCGTATTTTTCAGCCAAGGCGCAGTTGATTTCCGCTTGAATAATCGGGAAAACATTGGTTGCTGTGGCAGGTGTTTGCCTGCAACACGTGGGGAAGACTTGTGCAGGTGTGATTGcatacaaaatatatgtatatctacatctacatatatatatagcgcgacaataataattaaacattttgctTGGATTGATGAACTTTCAATTTAACTTACAATCGCTTTGCAGATTTTCCGTAGGAAAAAGATTGCAATTAGGTAGTTTATCTTAAATGGTTCAGATTTAGTTCGCATTAGCCGCCCGATTAATTCACCGGAAATCAGCCAAAGTCGCCCTCTGTACTATTTTGCTCAAAGACTGACGTAGTCCGGGCCAGTCGAGTTTCATGCTTCCGCCACGGTTCGTCGTTCTTTTCTAGTAAAATGGCACCGAAACCGAAGCCTACGGAGAAGGCAGGTGAGATTCGACAACAATTCGCTCGTTCTTTTACTTCTCGAACACACGTTATTCCTGAATAAACCGCGTCGATTAGACAGGAATGTGGCGATGTCGCACCTTGACTCGGACTTGAAGAACTTGATACCATAACCATGTGAATGAACGAACACGTGTTCACGTTGACAATCCTCGAAGAAATAcctcgcgttattttattctctcgtttcttcgagttatacttttttttttatcgcatgaAGTACTTCTCCGGCAATTTATTTGATACAACATTTGCGTGTATATAACCTATAAAATAGAAGTagggaaattaaaaatgagatTAAGATGTGTTATTGTTTTTGAACATAAGGCAAGTTTCCGTCAcacttttaattcttatttaatttttgcttatGTTCCCTCAATTGCTTGAtctaattttgatttttctgTTTAGGCAAGCCTGCagagaaaaaaacagagaAGAAGGCTGAAAAGAAACCAGCCACAGCAGCTTCTACGTCAAAAGTGACAAAGCAACCTGCAGCTGCAAAGCCTGCTGCTGCAAAAAAACCTGCAACTCCTAAACCAGCAGCTGCTGCTAAACCAGCTGCTAAGCCCGCAACCAAGCCTGTAGCTAAGGTTGCCAGTAAGCCATTGATTAGCAAGCCAAAAAAGA is a window from the Cardiocondyla obscurior isolate alpha-2009 linkage group LG01, Cobs3.1, whole genome shotgun sequence genome containing:
- the LOC139108558 gene encoding ras-related protein Rab-34, whose translation is MLETRSAVYKMIKEEAHDERQITDWPPSFSSEATPYDESDFGSLIRRICESKSLTLRISKAIVIGDVAVGKTSLVNRFCHRSFNNNYKATIGVDFEVERFDILGVPFHLQIWDTAGQERFKSIAASYYRGANVIVVVFDLGNLMSLMHCQQWLNEADRSNVGPYHIFLVGTKKDLLSHPVYEIIEKRAIEAARRMRAEYWAVSSRTGNGVAELFTRLAALSFHAMVLREMQSLKLEPINIGSITLKKLPKESEIKRQKMPKCSRCST